A region of Selenomonadales bacterium 4137-cl DNA encodes the following proteins:
- a CDS encoding protein-glutamate O-methyltransferase CheR, with amino-acid sequence MALDDWELFKQKLFVKSNIDLNQYKPAQMQRRITNLMNRHGVSTYMAFFQLLEGNAKIYKDFIDYLTINVTEFFRTPEKFVELEEKVVPDLLARSSRLNVWSAGCSTGAEPYSLSMILLQKAPAVRHRILATDLDVEMLAKAKQGVYASGELKNIPVQRLEKYFTKNGDSYAVKDEVKAMVEFQRHNLLLDKFESGFDLILCRNVVIYFTEEAKDALYRRFFAALKPGGVFFVGGTEAILNFREIGFQHYLPFFYRKPS; translated from the coding sequence TAAGCAGAAATTGTTCGTAAAATCCAACATCGACCTTAACCAGTACAAGCCCGCGCAGATGCAGCGCAGGATAACCAACCTGATGAACCGTCACGGCGTTTCGACTTATATGGCCTTTTTTCAGCTTCTTGAGGGCAATGCCAAGATTTATAAGGATTTCATCGATTATCTGACAATCAACGTGACCGAGTTCTTCCGCACGCCGGAGAAGTTTGTCGAGCTGGAGGAAAAGGTTGTTCCCGATCTCCTGGCGCGCAGTTCGCGGCTCAATGTCTGGAGCGCCGGATGTTCGACGGGCGCCGAGCCGTATTCTCTGTCGATGATCCTGCTGCAGAAGGCTCCCGCGGTCCGCCACCGCATCCTGGCGACCGATCTGGATGTGGAGATGCTGGCCAAGGCCAAGCAGGGAGTTTACGCGTCCGGCGAACTGAAAAATATTCCGGTGCAGAGGCTGGAGAAGTATTTCACCAAAAATGGCGACAGTTACGCTGTCAAGGATGAAGTCAAAGCGATGGTGGAGTTTCAGCGCCACAATTTGCTGCTCGACAAGTTTGAAAGCGGTTTCGACCTGATACTCTGCCGCAACGTGGTCATCTATTTCACCGAGGAGGCCAAGGATGCCCTCTACCGCCGGTTCTTCGCCGCCCTGAAGCCAGGTGGGGTCTTTTTCGTCGGTGGTACCGAGGCGATCCTTAATTTCCGCGAGATCGGCTTTCAACACTATCTGCCTTTCTTTTACCGCAAGCCGTCATAG